The following proteins are encoded in a genomic region of Dialister hominis:
- a CDS encoding efflux RND transporter periplasmic adaptor subunit: MKKWMMALAATCAAAVMVLSGCGNTPSVHVTKAAISTEPFTLETKAAPEALHTAPVIPSVSGGLISNPPDIGATVKAGDVLFKIDASQYEAQASALQQKIAESSAQAAPVYNGPSVDNSLEASLLKQGIITRAEYEKIKGRSMPSGGAVSGGGAPDPGLIASLQTLQKTIASCTVRAPISGVVSQVYLGDTHMAMAGKPALVIRQDSPVVATIELPVRLDSVMEKAKDEKTLTVSMSDGKGVWYGELKQQPNQNGEKYTTYKIQVDNPQNEITIGNEYDIRVESGQNVSCIMIPDSAIIGDNTVAIVNDGNLVDIKDVSIASRQGGYAMIMDGLSEGDRVITDPPKGIEMGMQVDVK; encoded by the coding sequence ATGAAAAAATGGATGATGGCTCTGGCTGCGACTTGCGCCGCGGCTGTCATGGTGCTGTCTGGATGCGGAAATACGCCTTCCGTTCATGTGACAAAAGCGGCCATCAGTACAGAACCTTTTACATTGGAAACAAAAGCGGCTCCGGAAGCCCTTCATACGGCGCCTGTCATTCCTTCCGTATCAGGCGGCCTGATTTCAAACCCGCCGGATATCGGAGCGACAGTCAAGGCAGGCGATGTCCTCTTCAAGATCGACGCATCACAGTATGAAGCGCAGGCATCGGCCCTGCAGCAGAAAATCGCAGAATCTTCTGCCCAGGCAGCGCCTGTCTACAACGGTCCTTCCGTAGATAACAGCCTTGAGGCTTCCCTTTTGAAGCAGGGAATCATCACAAGAGCTGAATATGAAAAAATCAAGGGAAGAAGCATGCCGTCCGGCGGTGCTGTTTCTGGCGGCGGAGCTCCTGATCCCGGACTGATTGCATCACTCCAGACGCTTCAGAAAACGATTGCTTCCTGCACTGTCCGCGCGCCGATCAGCGGCGTCGTCTCCCAGGTTTATCTTGGAGATACGCACATGGCAATGGCAGGGAAACCAGCACTCGTCATCCGTCAGGATTCACCAGTCGTCGCAACGATCGAGCTTCCTGTCCGTCTTGATTCCGTGATGGAAAAGGCAAAGGATGAAAAGACACTGACCGTGTCTATGAGCGATGGCAAGGGTGTATGGTACGGCGAGCTCAAGCAGCAGCCAAATCAGAATGGTGAAAAATATACCACCTATAAGATTCAGGTAGATAATCCGCAGAATGAAATCACAATCGGAAATGAGTATGATATCCGTGTGGAAAGCGGGCAGAATGTTTCCTGCATCATGATTCCGGACTCTGCGATTATCGGAGACAATACGGTTGCCATCGTCAATGATGGAAACCTCGTCGATATCAAGGACGTTTCCATTGCAAGCCGTCAGGGCGGCTATGCGATGATCATGGATGGTTTGTCTGAAGGAGACCGCGTTATTACCGATCCTCCGAAGGGCATTGAAATGGGCATGCAGGTCGATGTGAAATGA
- a CDS encoding DNA-3-methyladenine glycosylase, with translation MKWVREDFLGDSVETAKKLIGAVLVHRSPDGITAGRIVECEAYGGIWRGHEDDGAHAFKGLTPRTRVIFGEGGHAYLYLIYGMYTCLNVVCGHEGEGTSVLLRALEPLDGIDLMKERRHTDKMKLLASGPGRLTQAMGLNKSFYGTDLTGDTLWIESRNDGPYPVKRSKRINIDYARYGKSFPWRFTLEGSPFITKK, from the coding sequence ATGAAATGGGTAAGAGAAGACTTCCTGGGAGATTCCGTTGAAACGGCAAAGAAGCTCATAGGAGCCGTCCTTGTCCATCGTTCGCCGGATGGGATTACCGCTGGGCGCATCGTGGAATGCGAAGCATACGGCGGTATCTGGCGGGGCCATGAAGATGACGGTGCCCATGCCTTCAAAGGTTTGACGCCAAGAACCCGAGTTATCTTCGGAGAAGGCGGACATGCCTACCTCTACCTCATCTATGGGATGTACACCTGCCTCAATGTGGTGTGCGGCCATGAGGGAGAAGGGACGAGCGTACTTTTAAGAGCACTTGAACCGCTGGATGGAATCGATCTTATGAAGGAAAGACGCCATACAGACAAGATGAAGCTTCTGGCCTCCGGTCCCGGGCGCCTGACGCAGGCAATGGGCCTTAATAAATCCTTCTACGGGACAGACCTTACGGGAGATACCCTTTGGATCGAAAGCAGGAATGACGGGCCGTATCCCGTCAAGCGCAGCAAACGCATCAACATCGATTACGCCAGGTACGGGAAGAGCTTCCCCTGGAGATTCACACTGGAAGGAAGCCCCTTCATTACAAAGAAATAA
- a CDS encoding amino acid ABC transporter permease: MFDFNWNILEAYVPFFISGTKLTIELSVTASLAGFFLGLFLAVLRVSGRKFLSLPEACFMECIRGTPLLLQLLVVYFGIIPLLMRKPDGTLAAMLALSINAGAYIAETIRGGILAVDEGQEEAARALGLSHWQCLRYVVLPQAVRSVLPALGNSFVSLIKDSSLASVIAAPELMYWANAANAEYYRVWETFITTGLIYLILTVTTGRLLARLERKRA; encoded by the coding sequence ATGTTTGATTTCAATTGGAACATCCTTGAAGCATATGTTCCTTTCTTCATATCAGGGACAAAGCTGACGATCGAACTCTCCGTCACCGCATCACTGGCGGGATTCTTCCTCGGTCTCTTCCTGGCAGTCCTCCGGGTATCGGGGAGGAAATTCCTCTCCCTTCCCGAGGCCTGTTTCATGGAGTGCATTCGCGGCACGCCTCTTCTGCTGCAGCTTCTTGTCGTATACTTCGGAATTATTCCTCTGCTCATGAGGAAACCGGACGGGACGCTGGCGGCAATGCTGGCGCTTTCCATCAATGCGGGGGCTTATATCGCTGAGACAATCCGGGGCGGCATCCTCGCTGTCGATGAAGGGCAGGAGGAAGCGGCAAGGGCGCTGGGGCTTTCGCACTGGCAGTGCCTTCGCTATGTCGTTCTTCCGCAGGCTGTTCGTTCCGTCCTTCCGGCGCTTGGAAATTCCTTTGTCAGTCTCATCAAGGACTCTTCACTGGCTTCCGTCATTGCCGCGCCCGAGCTCATGTACTGGGCCAATGCAGCCAATGCGGAATACTACCGCGTCTGGGAGACCTTCATCACGACAGGCCTGATTTACCTCATTCTGACCGTGACGACCGGCCGCCTGCTTGCCCGTCTTGAAAGGAAGAGGGCGTAG
- a CDS encoding transporter substrate-binding domain-containing protein, which translates to MKKYWIGAAALLLAAGLTLSGCGNDSGRETGKIHAVTHANWKPFEYMKDGKITGFDAVFLEEAAKRAGLSAELGDAGWEALFEQIRSHQADLAISGITITKEREASYLFSKPYFISRQAILTRPDKDIRSAEDLKRSDIEAIAVQNGSTGQEALEKLLGKNAPVIKKTPMSIQMLIGGQADAIVGDETSLKSIQAQYPDQHLVIVYDDQAFKPEYFGILYAKDNTALKEKLDKAISSMVEDGTYSRLYEEWFKTKPDEKVLASLKK; encoded by the coding sequence ATGAAGAAATACTGGATAGGAGCGGCAGCCCTGCTGCTTGCCGCCGGACTTACCTTGTCAGGCTGCGGGAATGACAGCGGCAGGGAAACGGGCAAGATTCATGCAGTGACGCATGCGAACTGGAAGCCGTTCGAATATATGAAGGATGGGAAGATTACAGGCTTTGATGCGGTGTTTCTCGAAGAAGCAGCCAAACGTGCAGGCCTTTCGGCAGAGCTTGGCGATGCAGGATGGGAAGCTCTTTTTGAGCAGATCCGTTCCCATCAGGCAGATCTTGCCATTTCCGGAATCACGATTACAAAGGAAAGGGAGGCATCGTATCTTTTCTCGAAGCCTTACTTCATTTCCCGTCAGGCCATCCTAACAAGGCCGGACAAGGATATCCGAAGTGCTGAGGATTTGAAGCGCTCTGACATAGAAGCCATTGCTGTCCAGAATGGATCGACAGGACAGGAAGCTCTTGAGAAACTTCTCGGCAAGAATGCTCCTGTCATTAAAAAGACACCCATGTCCATCCAGATGCTGATCGGAGGGCAGGCAGATGCCATAGTAGGGGATGAAACATCCCTGAAATCCATCCAGGCGCAGTATCCGGACCAGCACCTTGTGATTGTTTATGATGATCAGGCGTTCAAGCCGGAATACTTTGGCATTCTTTATGCTAAGGACAATACGGCGCTTAAGGAAAAGCTGGACAAGGCCATTTCTTCCATGGTGGAAGACGGAACGTACTCGCGCCTCTATGAGGAATGGTTCAAGACAAAGCCGGACGAGAAGGTCCTGGCAAGTTTGAAGAAGTAA
- the smc gene encoding chromosome segregation protein SMC, translating to MKLLRLILQGFKSFADKTTIEFADGMTVIVGPNGCGKSNISDAVRWVLGEQNVRNLRGQKSEDIIFAGSESRTRKNGAEVTLVLDNSNRELPLDTAEVSITRRILRNGDSDFQINKRNCRLKDIHELLANTGLGKGSLAIIGQNRVDEVLTAKPEERRAIFEDVAGISLYRMRKNEGLQKLVKTAENMDRVKDMMAMLDEQTGPMKEKAEKAKAYKALAAEKRAVQATMSALKLDSIKESLEKHKAETETLEQDSVKWKAELTKAAAALAKLEQETLLHQEKVKKAGTDFAEAKEKLDGIRVDYKIKEEALEQEKKRTEELKEDEEDQKEAEEELIEEIQNDEEEMKAAEAEKADWLAKQNQAEAEKEKLAGELEASEKAYSEILNFSRQKMAEKQKLEQGLAYLDNEVRRLKGESSRREEAAKSIEGELQKTNEALASLLAEEKEAMARQEQLKEEGIRDRKALDKARNECFSIGNELNEAESSFRTIHSHREYLEKADKEYASFSRTTKTVMENRAIFGDAVHGALGELIHVPSEYTAAAEVALGSQISNIVTDTTKSAGDIIRWLKEKNLGRATFYPLESMKPSSYSGREQEASREEGILGIAADLFETDSLYQDLLHSLLGRTLIAKDLDAARRVSKKYGYRLRIVTLDGQIVNAGGSMTGGSMKKKENTYFGRKEEIKELYAEEKKREKDLADLRKRKQEKETARDSLSEKVAGERESWHQMDLALASFKGQKDGLEKTKTDQETRLKEGKDALASISESLEKSVQQMTEGRELLKTYEDIPEPGKDEKSLAIRKQIDDKAGELIAIREGLTKAESRASFAKRMMNDAKKAQEDQKKDREDLENKKKANEEAKKNLAETLEKLNQDFEEANGKWESIRTKQESLQGETDRYAALERDSQAAWRKAQEKSSSVEKDLADKKARLERFKEEEAEELQKISEEGMTREEVETLKLPGTLNEMKNRDKVLAGKIADLGTVNPAGEEEYEEHLKKRNFYEEQINDMRGAEEELRTVIKDIDEKMASQFDEAFTKVNQEFGRIMQIMFQGGSAKLELTDPEHPLECGVEMYLQLPGKKRQPLTLMSGGERALTVIALLISFMAYRPAPFCFVDEIDAALDDSNVDRYSRMIAEYKKKTQFIVISHRKRTMEFADTLQGVTMGEKGVSSLVTVKMKDYVE from the coding sequence ATGAAATTACTCCGTTTGATTCTGCAGGGATTCAAATCCTTTGCGGATAAGACAACCATAGAATTCGCCGATGGAATGACTGTCATCGTAGGCCCGAACGGCTGCGGGAAAAGCAATATTTCCGACGCTGTGCGCTGGGTGCTCGGGGAACAGAATGTCCGCAATCTGCGCGGACAGAAAAGCGAGGATATCATTTTCGCAGGTTCCGAATCAAGGACGAGGAAGAACGGCGCGGAAGTCACGCTGGTACTGGACAATTCCAACAGGGAGCTGCCGCTCGATACAGCAGAAGTTTCCATCACAAGAAGAATTCTTCGCAATGGGGACAGTGATTTCCAGATCAATAAAAGGAACTGCCGCCTGAAGGATATTCATGAGCTTCTGGCCAACACAGGGCTCGGGAAGGGTTCCCTTGCCATTATCGGGCAGAACAGGGTCGATGAAGTACTGACGGCAAAACCGGAAGAAAGAAGAGCCATTTTTGAAGATGTGGCGGGCATCAGCCTGTACCGCATGAGAAAGAATGAAGGCCTGCAGAAGCTTGTCAAAACGGCGGAAAACATGGACCGTGTCAAGGATATGATGGCGATGCTTGATGAACAGACCGGGCCGATGAAGGAAAAGGCAGAAAAAGCAAAAGCATACAAGGCGCTTGCAGCGGAAAAAAGAGCCGTGCAGGCGACGATGTCTGCCTTAAAGCTTGATTCCATCAAAGAATCCCTCGAAAAGCACAAGGCGGAAACGGAAACTCTTGAGCAGGATAGTGTGAAGTGGAAGGCAGAGCTTACAAAAGCAGCGGCTGCTCTTGCCAAGCTCGAACAGGAAACGCTTCTCCATCAGGAAAAGGTGAAGAAGGCAGGCACGGATTTCGCAGAAGCTAAGGAGAAACTCGATGGTATCCGCGTAGACTACAAGATCAAGGAAGAAGCACTCGAACAGGAGAAAAAAAGAACAGAAGAGCTCAAAGAGGATGAAGAAGATCAGAAAGAAGCCGAAGAAGAACTGATCGAAGAAATCCAGAATGATGAAGAGGAAATGAAGGCAGCCGAAGCCGAAAAGGCAGACTGGCTTGCAAAGCAGAATCAGGCAGAAGCCGAGAAGGAAAAACTGGCCGGAGAGTTGGAAGCATCTGAAAAGGCGTATTCCGAAATCCTGAATTTCAGCCGGCAGAAAATGGCAGAAAAGCAGAAGCTTGAGCAGGGACTGGCGTACCTGGATAATGAGGTCCGCCGTCTTAAGGGAGAATCATCCAGAAGGGAAGAGGCAGCAAAGAGCATCGAGGGCGAACTCCAAAAAACGAATGAGGCGCTCGCAAGCCTGCTCGCAGAAGAAAAAGAGGCCATGGCCCGTCAGGAACAACTGAAGGAAGAGGGTATCCGCGACAGAAAAGCACTCGATAAGGCAAGAAATGAATGCTTCTCCATTGGAAATGAATTGAATGAAGCGGAATCCTCTTTCCGTACCATCCATTCCCACCGCGAGTACCTGGAAAAGGCAGATAAGGAATATGCAAGCTTTTCCAGAACAACGAAGACAGTCATGGAAAACAGGGCCATCTTCGGAGACGCCGTTCATGGCGCTCTTGGCGAATTGATCCATGTCCCGTCAGAATATACAGCTGCTGCAGAAGTGGCTCTGGGAAGCCAGATTTCAAACATTGTCACAGATACGACAAAATCAGCCGGGGACATCATCCGCTGGCTGAAGGAAAAGAACCTTGGCCGTGCGACATTCTATCCGCTTGAATCCATGAAGCCGTCCTCTTATTCCGGAAGAGAACAGGAAGCTTCCCGGGAAGAGGGAATCCTTGGCATTGCCGCTGACCTCTTCGAGACGGACTCCCTGTATCAGGATCTTCTCCACTCCCTTCTGGGAAGGACTCTGATTGCCAAAGATCTTGATGCGGCAAGAAGAGTCTCCAAGAAGTACGGCTACCGCCTGCGCATTGTCACGCTGGACGGTCAGATCGTCAATGCCGGAGGCTCCATGACCGGCGGATCCATGAAGAAGAAGGAAAATACCTACTTCGGAAGAAAAGAAGAAATCAAGGAACTTTACGCAGAAGAAAAGAAGCGCGAAAAGGACCTTGCTGATTTAAGGAAAAGGAAACAGGAAAAGGAAACGGCAAGGGACAGCCTTTCTGAAAAGGTGGCAGGAGAACGCGAATCCTGGCATCAGATGGATCTGGCGCTTGCTTCCTTCAAAGGGCAGAAGGATGGCCTTGAAAAGACCAAGACGGATCAGGAAACCCGCCTGAAAGAAGGAAAAGATGCCCTTGCTTCCATCAGCGAGTCTCTGGAAAAATCCGTTCAGCAGATGACGGAAGGCCGGGAGCTTCTCAAAACGTATGAGGATATTCCTGAACCAGGAAAAGATGAGAAGAGCCTTGCTATCCGCAAACAGATCGATGATAAGGCAGGCGAACTCATTGCCATCCGAGAAGGACTGACGAAGGCAGAAAGCCGTGCATCCTTTGCAAAGCGCATGATGAACGACGCCAAAAAGGCGCAGGAAGACCAGAAGAAAGACAGGGAAGACCTCGAAAATAAAAAGAAAGCCAATGAAGAAGCAAAGAAAAATCTTGCTGAAACACTGGAAAAACTGAATCAGGATTTCGAAGAGGCAAACGGAAAATGGGAGTCCATCCGCACGAAGCAGGAATCCCTGCAGGGCGAGACTGACAGGTATGCAGCGCTTGAACGCGACAGCCAGGCAGCCTGGAGAAAGGCGCAGGAGAAGTCCTCATCTGTTGAAAAGGATCTGGCGGATAAGAAAGCGCGTTTGGAACGGTTCAAGGAAGAAGAGGCTGAAGAGCTGCAAAAAATCAGTGAAGAGGGGATGACCCGTGAAGAAGTGGAAACGCTGAAGCTTCCGGGAACCCTGAATGAAATGAAGAACCGTGACAAGGTGCTCGCGGGAAAGATTGCCGATCTTGGCACGGTCAATCCGGCCGGCGAGGAAGAGTATGAAGAGCATCTGAAAAAGAGAAACTTCTACGAAGAACAGATCAACGACATGAGGGGCGCTGAAGAAGAGCTCCGGACGGTCATCAAGGATATCGATGAGAAGATGGCATCGCAGTTTGACGAAGCCTTCACCAAAGTCAATCAGGAATTCGGGCGCATCATGCAGATCATGTTCCAGGGCGGCAGCGCGAAGCTTGAACTGACCGATCCGGAGCATCCTCTGGAATGCGGCGTGGAAATGTACCTGCAGCTTCCCGGCAAAAAGCGCCAGCCGCTGACGCTGATGTCCGGCGGCGAAAGAGCGCTGACGGTCATTGCGCTCCTGATTTCCTTCATGGCATACAGGCCTGCTCCCTTCTGCTTTGTCGATGAAATCGATGCGGCGCTCGATGATTCCAACGTGGACCGGTACAGCCGCATGATTGCCGAATACAAGAAAAAGACACAGTTCATCGTCATTTCCCACAGGAAGAGAACGATGGAATTTGCTGATACACTGCAGGGCGTCACCATGGGAGAAAAAGGCGTCTCTTCGCTTGTGACGGTCAAAATGAAAGATTACGTGGAATGA
- a CDS encoding FprA family A-type flavoprotein produces the protein MHNEQQVTPHIYWVGGNDFNSPRFENLIPLKSGVTYNSYFIDDEKTAVIDTTDTVIRDLFIGNVSHLLHGRKLDYIVVNHMEPDHSGSLLALAMAYPEAKIVASAQALKMLGQYFQVSMPERYITSDEKLVIDLGMHKLRFLKAPMVHWPEVTFTYDETEEVLFTADGFGTFGILNGSIFADDVDYKEEYLGECRKYYANIVARFGPQVLSALKKVDALDVRYICSLHGPVIRRKEDIDFLIGEYKKWASWTPDYQSVNIFIASAYGNTAMAAEVLAAKLAKRGIRNLKMVDVCTVSLADSFTEILRRSHIVLAASTMNMTVNPLMSAFLAICTEMNVTNRKVSIIGNSSWTPNVSGQLMKDVVSKWKNCELLGDPVHIVSSMHDDDADIEKLADIIAEDILKEK, from the coding sequence ATGCATAACGAACAACAAGTGACCCCTCATATTTACTGGGTGGGCGGCAACGACTTCAATTCCCCCAGATTTGAAAATCTGATTCCTCTGAAATCCGGGGTGACATATAACAGTTATTTCATCGACGACGAAAAGACAGCTGTCATCGATACGACAGATACCGTAATCCGTGATCTTTTCATCGGCAATGTCAGCCATCTGCTTCACGGCCGCAAGCTGGATTACATCGTGGTCAACCATATGGAACCCGATCACAGCGGGTCCCTTCTGGCGCTTGCCATGGCATACCCAGAAGCAAAGATCGTGGCTTCGGCGCAGGCACTCAAGATGCTTGGACAGTACTTCCAGGTATCCATGCCTGAAAGATACATTACATCCGACGAAAAGCTCGTCATCGATCTTGGCATGCACAAGCTGCGTTTCCTCAAGGCTCCGATGGTTCACTGGCCGGAAGTCACCTTCACGTATGATGAAACAGAGGAGGTCCTTTTCACCGCAGATGGATTCGGCACATTCGGTATCCTGAATGGTTCCATTTTCGCTGACGACGTGGATTACAAAGAAGAATACCTGGGCGAATGCCGCAAGTATTATGCCAATATTGTTGCCCGCTTCGGCCCGCAGGTCCTCTCAGCCCTGAAGAAAGTGGATGCGCTTGATGTCCGTTATATCTGCTCGCTCCATGGCCCGGTCATCCGCAGGAAGGAAGACATAGATTTCCTGATCGGGGAATACAAGAAATGGGCTTCCTGGACGCCGGATTACCAGTCAGTCAACATTTTCATCGCTTCTGCTTATGGCAATACGGCTATGGCGGCTGAAGTCCTTGCGGCCAAGCTTGCCAAGCGCGGCATCAGGAACCTGAAGATGGTGGACGTCTGCACGGTCTCCCTTGCTGATTCATTTACAGAAATTCTCCGCAGAAGCCACATCGTTCTTGCCGCTTCGACAATGAATATGACAGTCAATCCCCTGATGAGCGCATTCCTTGCCATCTGCACGGAAATGAATGTCACGAACAGAAAGGTTTCCATCATCGGGAACAGCAGCTGGACACCGAATGTCAGCGGCCAGCTGATGAAGGATGTCGTATCGAAGTGGAAGAACTGCGAATTGCTGGGGGATCCGGTTCATATCGTCTCCTCCATGCATGATGATGATGCAGATATTGAAAAACTGGCAGATATCATTGCAGAAGACATACTTAAGGAAAAATAA
- the ftsY gene encoding signal recognition particle-docking protein FtsY, which translates to MGFFDKIRKGLTKTKESLIKNIESVVIGYATIDEDFLEDLEMVLLSGDIGVRTTDFLMRQIRRGVTEGTIHNTNEVMPFMEKTVEELLKDDEKDLKEVHHPEVILVVGVNGVGKTTTIGKMSARYHKEGKKVLLAAADTFRAAASEQLTIWAERTGADIVKHAEGADPAAVAFDAVSAAKARGADVVLIDTAGRLQTKVNLMEELAKISRVVKKVIPDAPHQTLLVLDATTGQNAVSQAKNFGEIVPLTGVVLTKLDGTAKGGVVLSIYEELHVPVKWIGLGEREDDLERFNAKDFAKALFETTDHASGESTKV; encoded by the coding sequence ATGGGATTTTTTGATAAAATTCGCAAAGGGCTGACAAAGACAAAAGAGTCTTTGATCAAGAATATAGAGAGCGTTGTCATCGGCTATGCAACGATTGACGAGGACTTCCTGGAAGACCTGGAAATGGTACTTCTTTCCGGGGATATCGGTGTCCGCACGACGGATTTCCTGATGAGGCAGATCCGCCGCGGTGTTACCGAAGGCACGATCCACAATACGAACGAAGTCATGCCTTTCATGGAAAAGACAGTGGAAGAACTTCTGAAGGATGACGAGAAGGATCTGAAGGAAGTGCATCATCCAGAGGTCATTCTGGTCGTAGGCGTCAACGGTGTGGGCAAGACGACGACAATCGGCAAGATGTCGGCCCGCTATCACAAGGAAGGAAAGAAAGTCCTTCTGGCGGCTGCCGATACATTCCGTGCAGCGGCATCCGAACAGCTGACAATCTGGGCAGAACGCACCGGCGCTGACATTGTCAAGCATGCGGAAGGCGCAGATCCTGCGGCCGTTGCTTTTGATGCTGTCTCTGCCGCTAAGGCAAGAGGCGCAGATGTAGTCCTGATAGATACGGCCGGCCGTCTTCAGACAAAGGTCAACCTGATGGAAGAACTGGCAAAGATCAGCCGTGTCGTCAAGAAGGTCATTCCGGATGCTCCGCATCAGACGCTTCTTGTCCTTGATGCAACGACAGGGCAGAATGCTGTCAGCCAGGCAAAAAATTTTGGTGAAATCGTTCCGCTGACAGGCGTCGTCCTGACAAAGCTTGACGGAACAGCCAAGGGCGGCGTCGTCCTTTCCATTTATGAAGAGCTCCATGTCCCGGTCAAATGGATCGGCCTGGGAGAAAGAGAAGACGATCTTGAACGCTTCAATGCGAAGGACTTTGCAAAGGCCCTTTTTGAAACAACCGATCATGCTTCCGGAGAAAGCACAAAGGTATAA
- a CDS encoding IS1182 family transposase, producing the protein MKNNNTSNHFTAEQGILPMFPSEILNVDDPVLMYDRFMEEIDLKKYLRYIPTRGAGRPRYNPVNMLKTIIYGFAEEGYCSFRKLEDNCRVNIRYMYLMNYEAPSYRTFCHFVKGFLKYSLKDIFYSITKELCGKLNVDLQHIYIDGSKFEANANKYSWVWKKSAEKSRYKLFAKITSLFELLNDDLKYDHMSVNINTEYAPDYLRLVLDKLKEIWQIDETAFVHGSGHRKSDHQRKYEQLKAYTSKLEEYVEKIQICGTSRNSYSKTDTDATFMRIKSDYMGNDQLLPAYNVQIGVADEFIAVIDVNQYRSDMDCFVPLMEEFHEVYGAYPKYPVADAGYGSFNNYIYCEQHGMEKYMKFPMYKKETKDKKYHTNPFRPINFRVDENGTIRCPNDRAFKFIYRHLVRGNLYGRQEEVFECEDCQGCPLAEQCKKTPKNKRISLSRERNNMYQEVQDNLESIHGALLRMNRSIQAEGTFGIMKHDRWYKRIVRKGIDSVKAELYLVALGYNLRKYITKIMRIRIAA; encoded by the coding sequence ATGAAAAATAACAACACTAGCAATCATTTTACCGCAGAACAAGGCATTTTGCCAATGTTTCCCTCTGAGATTCTCAATGTCGATGATCCTGTTTTAATGTATGACAGATTTATGGAGGAAATCGATCTTAAAAAGTACCTTCGTTACATACCGACGCGTGGCGCTGGCAGACCCAGGTATAATCCCGTCAACATGCTGAAAACGATCATCTATGGTTTCGCAGAAGAAGGATATTGCTCTTTTAGAAAACTTGAAGATAATTGCAGGGTTAATATCAGATATATGTACCTGATGAATTATGAAGCCCCATCCTATCGGACATTCTGTCATTTCGTGAAGGGCTTTCTTAAGTATTCTCTCAAGGATATCTTTTATTCAATTACGAAAGAACTCTGCGGCAAACTCAACGTGGATTTGCAGCATATATATATTGACGGTTCCAAGTTTGAAGCGAACGCAAATAAATACAGCTGGGTATGGAAGAAATCCGCTGAAAAATCCCGCTACAAGCTTTTTGCCAAGATTACCAGCCTTTTTGAGTTACTCAATGATGATCTTAAGTATGACCATATGAGTGTAAACATCAATACAGAATACGCTCCGGACTATCTGCGTCTGGTATTGGATAAATTAAAAGAAATCTGGCAGATTGATGAGACGGCCTTTGTTCATGGAAGCGGGCATCGCAAGTCCGATCATCAACGCAAGTATGAGCAGCTTAAGGCATATACATCAAAACTTGAAGAATATGTTGAGAAGATACAGATATGCGGTACTTCCAGAAACAGTTATTCGAAGACCGATACGGATGCAACATTCATGCGAATCAAGTCGGACTACATGGGAAATGATCAGCTTCTGCCTGCATACAATGTCCAAATAGGTGTTGCCGATGAATTTATTGCCGTAATTGATGTTAACCAGTATCGTTCAGATATGGATTGCTTCGTACCGCTGATGGAGGAATTCCACGAAGTCTATGGGGCTTATCCTAAGTATCCTGTGGCAGATGCAGGATATGGATCTTTCAACAATTACATCTATTGCGAGCAGCACGGTATGGAAAAGTATATGAAATTCCCCATGTACAAGAAAGAAACGAAAGACAAGAAATACCATACCAATCCGTTTCGGCCAATAAACTTTAGAGTTGATGAGAATGGAACCATCCGTTGTCCAAATGACAGGGCTTTCAAATTTATCTATAGACATCTGGTCAGAGGGAACTTATACGGCAGGCAGGAGGAAGTATTTGAATGCGAAGACTGCCAAGGATGCCCGCTGGCAGAGCAATGTAAAAAGACCCCGAAGAACAAAAGAATCTCATTGAGCAGAGAACGGAATAACATGTACCAGGAGGTTCAGGATAATCTGGAAAGCATCCATGGAGCCCTGCTAAGAATGAACCGGTCAATCCAGGCTGAAGGAACTTTTGGAATCATGAAACATGACAGATGGTACAAAAGAATCGTCAGAAAAGGGATAGATTCTGTAAAAGCCGAGTTATACCTGGTAGCACTTGGCTATAATTTAAGGAAATACATCACAAAAATAATGCGTATAAGGATTGCCGCCTAA